Part of the Sander lucioperca isolate FBNREF2018 chromosome 1, SLUC_FBN_1.2, whole genome shotgun sequence genome is shown below.
TTTCTTATTAATGCTCTTGAGGCTGAATGGGACCAAATCCCTGCAACCAGGTTGCGAAAATCCTGTGGAAAGCCGGAAATCAGAAGAGCGGAGGCTTTTGTAGCAGCATATTAATTCCCTTAGAATAAGATGTTAAACAATCACATATATTTGTAATGTTCACACAtgttttacaaattaagcacttgAAGGAAATAAACATAGGTGTGTTGTTTAATCATTGtaaatcaacattttaaatatacatTATTCTAGCTGTACAAATTATTCAAAGTCAACTGTGCAGTGCAAATTCTATGTCTGTATTCAAAAAGCACTTTACTATCTTGTGATTTCTGTGACATGCtaataatgtaatttattttagtCAAAGTGACCGAGAGAAAACAGGGACCGATATGGATAAAGATCAAAGTGGATAGACTGAGACACTTACAGATTGAGAGAGGCAGGTTTCTGTCAGAGAATATGCTGGAAGGCTAAGAGGAGCGATCCAGATTTGCTGGTTTGACTGGAAAGGCTGGAGGGGTGTAGCCAGTCTCTCAAAGCGTGACAGGTGTGGTGAGAGACTaacaaaaaacagtaacaggcacacagaagaaaagagagggagaggtcaaacactgaaataaaaaagaaagtacaGGTGGAGTGAAGATAAAGCAGTGTTCTTGCATCCAGTGCTGACTGTGAGTATAGTCTTCAGTAACACATCTTACTACCAGTAACATGTGTTTGAGTGAAAGAATCAGATTGCAAAAATAGGAATGTAAACTTCACAGTCacagatttaaaaatgtttgactTGTTTTTGCATTGACTGACTTGTGACACAGAAAGATGGCCGAGGCCCCGAAGGTTGAACTCTTCGTTAAGGTAAGACCTACAATAATTGTGATGTCTTGTGTTTGAAATAAATCCTGCTTATAAACACTACAGATGTGGATAAAACAGTATAAATTCAGTGTCTGTTATTACACTTatgatatatttgtttttaacagcAAACATCCAGTAAGTTGTAGATATTTAAACTAATATATAACTTAATCCTTAGTTTCCTATTTTAATCTTAGCCCACTGCTTCTATTGTAGCCACAAATCTCAGAAAAGTTGacaaaaacagataaaacaaaGACAACTTCCAGGTCCTTGGGTATTGTTTAGCTacttgattttcttttctttttttttttttttagctcataCTGTCTTTCAAACATGCTGATGAAGAATGCTTAATCACACTATATCTATCTCTTGTTATTTAAGGACAGTGTCAGAGTGGATACTTGTGGTGAAGAGTAGAAACTGAAAAGAGGCCTGTCCAGTTTGTTAACCTGTGTCCTGCCCTTTCAAAAATGCATTTGCCTCCATGCACACCTGTGACTTAATTATATCAGGCTGTAGTGGAATATGTATGCTATAGCAGAGACACTATCTAAATTCTGGAGTTTTTAATATCTGGATGTAAAGCAGCCTCAACTCGCCATTTGAAATTCCTCAGCGGTTAGTTTAAACTGTCAGAGCAGAGCAGGCTCGACAAGAATGCAGGTATTCATGATCTGGCTAGATACATTACAGCACTGATGCAAGAACCAACATAGCATtgtcccatttaaaaaaaaaagtttacttCTATTGTCACTGTTGTGTTTACAACTtaatgtctgtttgtctgtcaggCCAGTGTTGATGCTGAGAGTGTGGGGAACTGTCCTTTCTGTCAGAGACTCTTCATGATTCTTTGGATGAAAGGGGTCAACTTTACCCTCACCACTGTGGACATGAAGAGGTGAacattcttcttttctttttttgtaaagttAGTGGTCTTGTCTTTGACACTGACAGAGGTTCGACACATACAACTTACAGTATGTGATGGAATACAACAACATGTAGCAACTCCCTTTCTGATGTActcacaacaaaaacaaacattgcaATATTTTCTGAAGTTACATTTATGGCAATTGCATTTTATCATAGGTGTTCGTCTTATTGTTCACACACACTATATTTCAATGAGAGGTTGATGTGATGCATACTGTACAGCTCACAAGACAATGCTTAGTGTTAAGGTTGGAAGGGGAATGCACTTCAATATATCATTCATCCATCCAGAGTTCAGACAGGGTTGCAACCTATGGCAGCACACATGGGTGAAAAGGGTACAATagacaaacacatatacagtattcttTTTTGAGATTTTGAGTTTAGGAGGAAATGAGGAGGTGAGTGTGTCCTACAGACAGCACCTTGTCCTGAAACCGTAAACACAAGTTAGGAAATGTATCCAAAGTAAATGTGAAGAAACTGTTAAGGCAAACTGTAAGGCCTATAAAAGTGATCTTATTATTCCTTTCTTActcatttgtcatttttattattttaccaaCTTTGGGGAGCTAAACCTTGTTTGTTGTTTGCTGTTCTGTTGCAGGGCACCTGATgtgctgaaggctctggctccagGCTCTCAGCCTCCCTTCCTCATCTACAACGATGAGGTCAAAACAGACACTAACAAGATTGAGGAGTTCCTGGAGGAAAAGTTAGCCCCACCACAGTGAGAAGACTATAGTCTATAGTAGAATATGTTTTCTGTCAAGTATTTTTACCTTCTTTAAACACATTGACTATCTCATTCATCATCGCATTGACACACccctattacatttttattctaTCAATGGCAGGTATCCAAAATTGTGCTGTCGATACAAAGAGTCCAACGTTGCCGGAGAAGACATCTTCCGAAAATTCTCAGGATATATAAAGAATCCCAATCCTGGATTAAATGACAGTAAGGACATTAGTTGGATACTTCAAAAATGaatttacgtttttttttatatagccaCATGATGGAGACCTGGAGGATAACAAAAGCCTGTTACACCTTTCTGACTTTCAGTGCTGGAGAAGAAATTTCTGTCAACTCTGGTGAAGCTGAACATGTACCTTGAGACGCCTCTCCCTCATGAGCTGGACAAGAACCCAAATGCCACTGAGTCTTCACGCCTCTACCTGGATGGTGACACCCTCACCTTGGCAGACTGCAACTTGCTTCCCAAACTCAACATTGTCAAGGTGAGCAGAGTTCagcagtataaaaaaaaatattttcatcaTTGGGACAGAGATCTAGTTTATTGAAGAGGTGTTAAAAGTGTGAGCTGTTCCTGGACTTTAAATTATACTATCATGTCTTTTTTGCAAATAATAGAATCTTAATTCCCCCAGGTGGTGTGTAAAGAGTACCGCAACTTTGCCATCCCTAAAGAGCTGAAAGGTCTGACACGTTACCTGGATAATGCCTACAAACAAGATGAGTTTCGTTACACCTGCCCAAATGACTCAGAGATCCTCATTGCCTACCACTCTGTGGCAAAGTACCTGAACAAATAAATCAAGGGGGAGAGCTGAAGCAGTGTAAGTGAAAACACAGAACAAAAGGTGACGAAATGCCTGAAAACTGTAAAttgatttatgttttatttgtgtcaaaataagAAAATTGTTTGCAGTGGCATGTTCAATAGTTGGCTTTGTATAAAGTGTTGTTTTCATCAATTGGGTTTTAATATATTTGCTAACTGCTACTTCACAGTTGCTTAATTATTtacaaatgtgtatttgtgtatgtactGTTGCATGCTCTGGTTGTACTAATGTGGATTTATTCAGCCCCTGTAAAGATTGAGAAAGCACTGCAAATCCCAGAggacatttatacatttatgtATTGTGTCTACGCATTTAGATCATGTTGATTGCAATttattaatgacattttgacatgaaatCAGATGCATCTTTAAATCAAATATATTTTCAGAAAATTACTAgtgtaaacataaaaaaacaaatggccTTGGCTGTAGATGAGGCAGACTGTAAAGCTACACCCCTAAACATTTTTCAAGAGTCCatcctctttgtgtgtgtgtgtgtgtgtgtgtgtgtgtgtgtgtgtgtgtgtgtgtttgtgtgtgtatctcagtAGTGACTCacttatgtaatgtaatgtaactgaATAAAGAAAgggtgaagaaaaagaaaactattTTGATATGGTAAACATTAACGAATGTGTGAAAAAGTTTGGTTCAGGTTGTAAGAATATTGAGTGAGTTTGCAATAATGTGgcgtttattatatattattaaagTGAAAACAATGTACTTGTCAATGtcaagaaaaaatatatttagttatacagtatgttgccTGGAAGTTAATGAATGACATTATATGTAATAATAGAGTAGTAAGTAAATaacatgtaagcagcatttACATGTAACTGGTCAAGGTGATGTTAATTTAAACTACTTTATAGACAGAATGTCCCACTGGAGATCAATAAAGgtgtatcttatcttattttacttttgggcattttattatactgtataacaATGCATTATATTTCATATGCTCAAGATTTGGAAAATCTTAATCTTTAAACTGGTAACgacagctgtcaaataaatgtagtgaagtaaaaagtagcctacaatatTTGCTATATAAAGTATAAAGCATAAAATGATAATacttactcaagtaaagtacaagcacctcagcattgtagcctacttaagaacaatacttgagtaaaagcacTTAATCACGTTCCACcatttgatttgattaaaaGCCAACTCCTTTTGTTAGTGTTGTGTAAAGACCAATggctatatacagtctatggcaggggtcttcaacatttttttaagccaaggaggACCCCTTATCTCAGAGAGAGACCGAGcaaggaccccctactacatattgtataaaattaagttgcatattaaactggccTACGATAACGTGTGGGCGGCCTAAAGACTGTATACATACCTGATTGGACAAGTGCTTTGAACGGTACCAAGGCAACAGCAAACATTACAAACGCTATTGGTGGACGTATGAACATGGGCGGGACTAACCAAGTGACAGGAAGCATACAGAAAACTTTGTTAGCTGGCTAACTATGCTCCATCGTATGTTTGGCAATGTTTCTAGCTTGACGCAGGACATCAACAATCTTCAAAAAGTAAACCTACTGATTTCTATCCACTGATAATTTCATAATGCTTAGCTAGATGTGAAGTTGACTTTGGTTATTAAGTATGACTAGCACCACGGCTAACCTTAGACAGCCAGCTGCTGGCTAGCGTTGTTTTAGCTAACGTCAAGCTAACGTTGAACCTGCAACCAGTTGAAATCAACAACAGCCGCCTGTTGTTGCGGGCTAATtatactaacgttagcttgtcgTTATGTTATGTCCTATAGCTAGTCATATAGTTGTATTTGAATGAAGACACGAAGCCAGATGATTAGGGTGGCTGGCGGAACATGCTGCTAACTTACAAATCCATGTTCCCCTTTTCATAGTCTCCCTATTGTTCCTCCtgaacaatcaatcaatttgtGTTTGTCACATTAAATCGTACGAGGTACAACTTGTGAGCTTTCCATGAAACCTAACTTCCTCACATACACGCTTCTGCCGGCGTATCCTTTATTACCATTCTTGTTTTTACAGGATGGAATGCCATGGAGAGGATGATGGAGAATTGTGCAAATGGATGAGTTCAGTAAGCACCActatttcttttaaaacaaCTGGCATAACAGTGGTGACTGATAACTGGAATAAAGCAACTGTGCTAACCTAACTATGTTTTTAGGTGCTGGTTAACAGCAAAAACGACATCAGAGCACGAGTGCAACAGTTTGTGGAGGAAAGGATGCAGACCACCATGGTATGAAATAACAATTAATTGTGATAGCCTATGCTTTCGACAAGCTGCATATAAAACGTGCTATGTCCCAAGGCCATACTGCTACAACATACTGTTTGTTTTGAGCATGTATTATATGCTAATTTTCATGATATACTGTTATGTACAGTTAATATAGGACAATGAATCAATACTATACTGTTTTGTACTTACACACCATGACTTTTAAATGTTACATGTGACTTTATTTagtctctttttccagtgtgaatGCACTACATACTCAAAACCTGCTTTAAATTATTATGTGGTATTAAACTGGGACACAACTTTGGGAGGTCaatgaaagaaaatgaaggAAAAGGTTACTAAACCAGCAGATACAATGTCCTATTCTGTGGGAAACTACACTACAGTGAGTTTTCATGTATTGACACTATTGTTACAATGCTCTTGTTGGTCTTTCTAGCTCACAGGTGTGCTGATTGGAGCTGCAGTCGCAATCTCACTAATTGGGATTGTAGTACTCTTCCTTTACAGGAGATTCAAGCTTGCTCGTGAGTCATCCAACCTCTTCTTGAACTTCATACTTATTATAATGctataatacatattttttggTCTGCCCCTTATATGATAAGGCTATTCAGGAAGttctatattttcttttttaagttttctgTAGAATGTGGTCTTAACATGGTTTTATCTGCATTTTGTTTTTCGGATTCTGTGTCAAGGTAAACAACAGCCTGGTGTACCTCAGTATCGCTTCAGAAAACGAGATAAAGTGCTCTTCTATGGAAGGAAGATGATGCGAAAGGTTTTacctttttccatttctgtcaCAGTCAACAGTCATACACAAATATTTACAGTTGGTTCATAGAAGTACTACAAATTAGGTAAATAGGCTTTTATATGTATTTTAGGGCAAAAATTATGCAGTGaaaatttcacatttctacatTTTCCCTGCTTCAAACTAAATGTAATCATGAGAGACTGAGTGTTTGTATCTTGTTACACCACTGCATGAAACATACTCCACTGGCAATATAACCGGTTCCAGTCACTTATCATTGTAATGCATACTGATGACGTAAGAATGAAAATTAATTGCATGCATTTAACTTAGTAATAAATGCAAATCCTCATGATAGTATAAACTCCTTACATTTagtcaagcatttttttttaatgattttttctcCACCTGTCTCTATTGATAAGGTCTGCTGGTGTCTGcacacaaaatatattttttctgtgTGCCGGAAGCAACAGGAAAGTTTAAAGTcataaatatgttttaaggtTCAGACGCTGTCCTCCATTCCTCCTTCCACCTCTGCCTCAGTATCAAAGCAACCGCAGCGCATACGCAAAAGAACCAAAGTTCTAAGCATAGCTCGCAAGTATGCTCCAGTAATACCTACCTATACATTCTGGGTGTGCAAATGAAGCCTTGAAACAATTTTTGCAATTTTGTTTAAGCCTTGTTTAGTGGAAtttgttaaatatttttttgtgcttCAACAGAATCCTGAGGATCCGCAAAGATCCTCCCACCCTGCAGCCCAAGGAACCTCCTCCTTCCCTGCTGGAGGCTGACCTAACAGAGTTTGATGTGCAGAGCTCAAACCTGCCCTCTGAGGTCCTCTATATGCTGAAGAATGTCAGGTAGACAAATGTACAACTTTTCTTACAGATTTAGCCTCTCCTATTGTTTCTTTGGGATGTTTTCataatgtgtgtgttctgcaaCTTGTTGTAGGGTCTTGGGCCATTTTGAGAAGCCCCTGTTCCTAGAGCTGTGTCGTCACATGGTGTTTATCGAGCTGCAGGAGGGTGAATGTCTGTTCAGACCCGGAGACGATGACGATAGCATCTACGTGGTCCAGGATGGACGACTGGAGCTCTGCATCCATGAGAACGTATGTGGATAGCATGTTGATTTTAagttcattttgttttcagaaAATCTTTGTTCTGTGGTATAGTGGTTCTTGTGCACTTTCACATTTTATGAGTAACTTacctataatatatttatataatatattacacacagtcatttgatccattgttaatagacaaaaatataaaatagagAAGAGAAGCTTTAACATTTTGTACAAGGCTCTTGTTTGTTTAGAGGGATAAACatgagtgaaatgtgtttttaatatatcaaacattaatttttttttttatacatgatGATAAAACTGGGACAGGCCATCAGCGATGGTGCCTCTGATCATTAAGACATGTGAATTATGTGTAAAGCAAAGGCACATAATCACGTTAATCAGTAGTGTGACTGTTTCAACATCCTCCTCAACCTCTTCCAGTACACATTTGCAAAACTCATAATACGATATGATCAGGAGAGGGCAGTAATGCAACACTTTTCTAGATCCAGTCCGCTGTTTAAGGATCAAGATGTAGAAGAAAATTATGGCTCTCCAcactttttgtttgtgttttaatgtcATGTCTGCTGCTGGCTTCTGTCAATATACACAAATTAGAAGTGCCATCTAATTTCATAGTTTAAGCTCTCGCCATTGTGGCTAGTTTTTAAAGTCCTCCTCCAATCCCACTGGAATCCTGCAGATTTGTTTGAACAACGCAATATATATGTGGCTTCACAGTAAAGTTTGAATAAAGATTGTTGGTGTCATttcttgtatttgtgttttcctgtttttttaggaTGGTACAGAACCAGTGGTGAAGGATGTGGCCCCAGGAGACAGCGTCCACAGCCTGCTCAGTATTTTGGACACAATCACTGTGAGCTCCATATTTCTCCATCTGCACATCAGACTAACTTCTCCACTTCTGTCCTCTTTTGCTCTCTGATCTGTTTGTGTCCTCTCTCCACTGTTCATATTTCTACTCATGCTTCTCTTGTTAAGAGGCAAATCTTTTTAAACTTCCTGTTCAACTTAATTTGTTTGTCCATTACACCCATAGCTCTGTGTCAAGtacttcattttattttttttccagtgacatgctctgttttgtttttatttcctaCTGTATGTTGTCATACTTTGTTTTGTTCCTCCATTAAGGTGAAACATCTTTACTTAAAGCTGCAACCTTTGGGGTTATTATGATGGTCACAAATGTATATTTGATTAATCAACATCTTGAAAAAATCGTTCAGAGCAAATTTAATTGATTAACCAATCAATTAAATTTGCTCTGAACGCCCAGCCCTACTAaccagtagggctgggcgatatggagaaaatcaaatatcacaatatttttgaccaaacgcctcgatgtcgatattgcaacgatattgtagtgttgacaattggtgcattcacaaaatatcttccacatttagattttagatcaataatcatcagtaatgtggacataatgtctaagtggttaaaggcaaataatagaacagctagaacagtctggtaagttcagaaaatgacgtcactttactgtaatgcagcctttgaaaccaggaaaagactaaacttactatgtaacgatattacaattcttcaaaatctaagacgatatctagtctcatatcacgaatattgaaatattgcctAGCCCTATTGGTTAGTCTTCAGtacaaaaattgaaaaaataaaacaaagcttgAAAAAACTTGTCATTAATGGAAACTTTGATCAATAATCAaagaaattataaattatacaAATCTGAATCTTACAGTATGATACAGATTTGTTCTACATGTTTAAGATGCTACAAGCACAAAAAACAAGTTCATATAATAAAATTGAGACGTAAAACAATGCATAGTCTAATTCATTATTCCATGGACAATTCTAATTAGTTGGCTATTAACACTAAAGTCTAAGATTTATGTGAGGTTTTAGTGACTGCGCTCTCTTTGCTTAATTTTTTCCTTTTCTAACTGTTTTGTCCTGCCTTTGCCAGGGTTATCCAGCGCCATATAAGACTGTATGTGCGCGGGCTGCAACTCGCTCCACCATCTTACGTTTACCTGCATCAGCCTTTGAGTCTGTGTTTAAGAAATACCCAGAGACACTTGTTCGCGTCATTCAGGTAACGTATTGTTTACCAACAAATATACAGTGTGTAGTTGAGCTTTTCCTTGAGACAATTTTTCCTCCCTTTGGAACACATCATTAGAACATAAAACATATTATTTGAATGTGATGACAATCTGATGTATATGTTCTGCTCTGTTTAactcagttttgtttttgtatgtgttgCAGATAATCATGGTGCGCCTCCAGCGAGTCACCTTCTTGGCATTACATAACTATCTGGGCCTAACAACTGAGCTCTTCAATCCGGTAGGAGGGAAATTAA
Proteins encoded:
- the clic3 gene encoding chloride intracellular channel protein 3, which produces MAEAPKVELFVKASVDAESVGNCPFCQRLFMILWMKGVNFTLTTVDMKRAPDVLKALAPGSQPPFLIYNDEVKTDTNKIEEFLEEKLAPPQYPKLCCRYKESNVAGEDIFRKFSGYIKNPNPGLNDMLEKKFLSTLVKLNMYLETPLPHELDKNPNATESSRLYLDGDTLTLADCNLLPKLNIVKVVCKEYRNFAIPKELKGLTRYLDNAYKQDEFRYTCPNDSEILIAYHSVAKYLNK